Proteins encoded together in one Mus caroli chromosome 4, CAROLI_EIJ_v1.1, whole genome shotgun sequence window:
- the Tal1 gene encoding T-cell acute lymphocytic leukemia protein 1 has product MTERPPSEAARSDPQLEGQDAAEARMAPPHLVLLNGVAKETSRAAPAEPPVIELGARSGAGGGPASGGGAARDLKGRDAVAAEARLRVPTTELCRPPGPAPAPAPASTPAELPGDGRMVQLSPPALAAPAGPGRALLYSLSQPLASLGSGFFGEPDAFPMFTNNNRVKRRPSPYEMEISDGPHTKVVRRIFTNSRERWRQQNVNGAFAELRKLIPTHPPDKKLSKNEILRLAMKYINFLAKLLNDQEEEGTQRAKPGKDPVVGAGGGGAGGGIPPEDLLQDVLSPNSSCGSSLDGAASPDSYTEEPTPKHTSRSLHPALLPAAEGAGPR; this is encoded by the exons ATGACGGAGCGGCCGCCGAGCGAGGCGGCACGCAGTGACCCGCAACTAGAGGGACAGGACGCGGCCGAGGCCCGCATGGCCCCCCCGCACCTAGTCCTGCTCAACGGCGTCGCCAAGGAGACGAGCCGCGCAGCCCCGGCTGAGCCCCCCGTCATCGAGCTAGGCGCGCGCAGCGGCGCGGGGGGCGGCCCTGCCAGTGGGGGCGGTGCCGCGAGGGACTTAAAGGGCCGCGACGCAGTAGCAGCCGAAGCTCGCCTTCGGGTGCCCACCACCGAGCTGTGCAGACCTCCCGGACCCGCCCCGGCGCCCGCGCCCGCCTCGACTCCTGCAGAGCTGCCTGGAGACGGCCGCATGGTGCAGCTGAGCCCGCCCGCGCTGGCAGCCCCTGCCGGCCCCGGCCGAGCGCTGCTCTATAGCCTTAGCCAGCCGCTCGCCTCACTAGGCAG TGGGTTCTTCGGGGAACCGGATGCCTTCCCCATGTTCACCAACAACAACCGGGTGAAGAGGAGGCCCTCCCCATATGAGATGGAGATTTCTGATG GTCCTCACACCAAAGTAGTGCGGCGCATCTTTACCAACAGTCGGGAACGATGGCGGCAACAGAATGTGAATGGGGCATTTGCTGAGCTCAGAAAGCtgatccccacccacccaccagacAAGAAACTAAGCAAGAATGAGATCCTCCGCCTTGCCATGAAGTACATCAATTTCCTGGCCAAGTTACTCAATgaccaggaggaggaaggcaCCCAGCGTGCCAAGCCCGGCAAGGACCCCGTGGTGGgagctggtgggggtggggcagggggtggcATCCCCCCTGAAGACCTTCTACAGGACGTGCTTTCCCCCAACTCCAGCTGTGGCAGCTCTCTGGATGGGGCAGCCAGCCCGGACAGTTACACAGAGGAGCCAACACCCAAGCACACTTCCCGCAGCCTCCATCctgccctgctgcctgctgctgaggGGGCTGGCCCCCGGTGA